The following coding sequences are from one Humulus lupulus chromosome X, drHumLupu1.1, whole genome shotgun sequence window:
- the LOC133805669 gene encoding cyclin-P3-1-like, with product MLTKNLFVFILSLGLKGLGKGVMKLPRVLSLLPSLLEKSIQINELLLEATKAKGVLTIFHGLRAPSLSIRQYVDRIFKYSGCSPSCFVVANIYLDRFLKNTEIHLTSLNVHRLLITSVMLAAKFMDGAFFNNAYYAKVGGVSTSELNRLEMWFLFTIDFRLQVNVETFGKYCSKIYYILQ from the exons ATGCTAACAAAGAATTTATTtgtcttcatcctttctttgggGCTTAAAGGATTAGGCAAAGGAGTTATGAAACTACCCCGGGTCTTATCACTTCTCCCCTCACTCCTTGAGAAATCCATACAAATAAATGAGTTGCTATTGGAGGCAACAAAGGCTAAAGGTGTTCTTACCATATTTCACGGTCTAAGAGCACCTAGTTTAAGCATTCGCCAGTACGTTGATCGCATCTTCAAGTACTCTGGCTGCAGCCCCTCTTGCTTTGTTGTTGCAAACATCTATTTGGACAGATTTCTCAAGAACACAGAGATTCACTTAACATCTCTCAACGTTCACAGGCTGCTAATCACCAGTGTAATGCTGGCAGCAAAATTTATGGATGGTGC ATTCTTTAACAATGCATACTATGCTAAAGTGGGAGGAGTAAGCACATCTGAATTAAACAGATTGGAAATGTGGTTTTTGTTCACTATTGATTTCAGACTTCAAGTAAATGTAGAGACATTTGGGAAATATTGTTCCAAAATATA